The following proteins are encoded in a genomic region of Hymenobacter siberiensis:
- a CDS encoding EamA family transporter yields the protein MSDSGSAAPSRAALFTAFALVYLIWGSTYLVMKFAVASMPPLLMAGTRYGIAGGLLYGFMRWRGEPAPTLQGWGYAAIIGVCLLGFGNGGTTFGVLYLPSGITALLVATVPMFLAVLGWLSGIAPRPTKWVALGLGAGMAGMYLLAAHPAATPVKQPGHTGLGMSIVLVAALVWSIGSLYAKNHRPTPSPFASGGMQMLCGGIAMLLLGLGRGEASGFELAQVTTKSWLAYAYLVTFGSIVAFSAYIWLLRVVEPALAGTYAFVNPVVAVLLGWAFAGEILNPQMLIGAGLIVLAVVLVLLGGRRKVAVTAPVALAPAPETSVAS from the coding sequence ATGTCTGATTCTGGTTCGGCTGCGCCTTCGCGGGCCGCGTTATTCACGGCCTTTGCGCTGGTTTATCTTATTTGGGGCTCCACTTATCTGGTTATGAAGTTTGCCGTGGCCAGCATGCCGCCGCTGCTCATGGCCGGCACGCGCTACGGCATTGCGGGAGGGCTACTCTACGGGTTTATGCGCTGGCGCGGCGAGCCGGCCCCTACCCTCCAGGGCTGGGGCTACGCGGCCATAATCGGCGTTTGCCTGCTGGGCTTCGGCAATGGCGGTACCACGTTTGGCGTACTGTATTTGCCCAGCGGCATCACGGCGCTGCTGGTGGCCACGGTGCCCATGTTTCTGGCGGTACTGGGCTGGCTGAGCGGCATTGCGCCCCGGCCCACCAAGTGGGTAGCCCTGGGGCTGGGCGCGGGCATGGCCGGCATGTACCTGCTGGCCGCCCACCCCGCCGCCACCCCCGTGAAACAGCCCGGCCACACGGGCCTGGGCATGAGCATTGTGCTGGTGGCCGCGCTGGTGTGGTCCATCGGCTCGCTCTATGCCAAAAACCACCGGCCTACCCCGTCGCCCTTCGCCTCGGGCGGCATGCAAATGCTGTGCGGCGGCATTGCCATGCTGCTGCTGGGCCTGGGCCGGGGCGAAGCCTCGGGTTTCGAGCTGGCCCAGGTGACGACCAAGTCGTGGTTGGCGTATGCCTACCTGGTCACGTTTGGCTCCATTGTGGCCTTTTCGGCTTATATCTGGCTGTTGCGCGTGGTCGAGCCCGCCCTGGCCGGCACCTACGCCTTTGTGAACCCGGTGGTGGCCGTGCTGCTGGGCTGGGCCTTCGCCGGCGAAATCCTCAACCCCCAAATGCTTATCGGCGCGGGCCTGATTGTGCTGGCCGTGGTGCTGGTGCTGCTGGGTGGTCGCCGTAAAGTGGCGGTAACAGCTCCAGTAGCCCTAGCTCCGGCACCCGAAACATCCGTGGCTTCCTGA
- a CDS encoding M1 family metallopeptidase, producing the protein MKLLLPLLLLLATLQPAVAQLLQAQPEAFTRADSLRGGQTPLRTCYDLNYYHLDVQLDPAQRFISGSNLFRFTATRDFTRLQFDLFANLKVEKVLYRGRELPFTREANAVFVTFPQAIAKGSRDEFTVYYSGNPTVAKKAPWDGGMVFAQDAAGRPWIATACQGTGASIWWPTKDQQADEVDSMLISISVPTGLRDVSNGRLRRTTKLKNGYTRFDWAVTNPINNYDVALNVGSFKHFSDVYQGEKGPLTLDYWVLPENLAKAKTQFEANVKPMLKSMEHWFGPYPFYRDGYKLIDAPHLGMEHQSAVAYGNKYQNGYLGKDRSNTGWGLKWDFIIIHESGHEWFGNNITSQDIADMWVHESFTTYSEALFVESQFGKQAGQEYIHGQRRNISNDGPIIGPFGVNKEGSGDMYDKGSMMLNTIRTVLNDDAKWRQLLRGLSAKFYHQTVTGQQIIDYFNRESGRDFTKIFDQYLRHRSLPVLEIRFEDGKTLARWVADVDKFDMPVRVCLKGGEYQFITPTTKFAEMKELAGATRETLEVDTFNYYIGVLVE; encoded by the coding sequence ATGAAGCTGCTCCTTCCGCTGCTGTTATTGCTAGCGACCCTGCAACCCGCCGTCGCCCAGCTCCTGCAGGCCCAGCCCGAAGCCTTCACCCGCGCCGATTCCCTGCGCGGCGGCCAAACCCCGCTCCGCACCTGCTACGACCTCAATTACTACCACCTCGATGTGCAGCTGGACCCGGCCCAGCGGTTTATCAGCGGCTCCAACCTGTTCCGATTCACCGCCACGCGGGATTTCACGCGGCTGCAGTTCGACCTGTTTGCCAACCTGAAGGTGGAAAAAGTGCTGTACCGGGGTCGGGAATTACCCTTCACCCGCGAGGCCAATGCCGTGTTCGTCACCTTTCCCCAGGCCATTGCCAAAGGCAGCCGCGACGAGTTCACGGTGTACTACTCCGGCAACCCTACGGTGGCCAAAAAAGCTCCCTGGGATGGCGGGATGGTCTTCGCCCAGGATGCCGCTGGCCGGCCTTGGATTGCCACCGCCTGCCAGGGTACGGGGGCCAGCATCTGGTGGCCCACCAAAGACCAGCAGGCCGATGAGGTTGATTCCATGCTCATCAGCATCAGCGTGCCCACCGGCCTGCGCGATGTGTCGAACGGCCGCCTGCGCCGCACCACCAAACTCAAAAATGGCTACACCCGCTTCGATTGGGCCGTCACCAACCCCATCAACAACTACGATGTGGCTCTGAACGTGGGCAGCTTCAAGCACTTTTCCGACGTGTACCAGGGCGAAAAAGGCCCCCTCACGCTCGACTACTGGGTGCTGCCCGAAAACCTGGCTAAAGCCAAAACCCAGTTCGAAGCCAACGTGAAACCTATGCTCAAAAGCATGGAGCACTGGTTCGGCCCTTACCCTTTTTACCGCGACGGCTACAAGCTCATCGATGCTCCCCACCTTGGCATGGAGCACCAGAGCGCCGTGGCCTACGGCAACAAGTACCAAAACGGCTATCTGGGCAAAGACCGCAGCAACACCGGCTGGGGCTTGAAGTGGGACTTCATTATCATCCACGAAAGTGGCCACGAGTGGTTCGGCAACAACATCACCAGCCAGGATATTGCCGATATGTGGGTGCACGAAAGCTTCACCACCTACTCCGAAGCCCTGTTTGTGGAAAGCCAGTTCGGCAAGCAGGCCGGCCAGGAATACATCCACGGCCAGCGTCGCAACATCTCAAACGATGGCCCCATCATCGGCCCCTTCGGCGTGAACAAGGAAGGCTCCGGTGATATGTACGACAAGGGCAGCATGATGCTGAACACTATCCGCACCGTTCTCAACGACGATGCGAAGTGGCGGCAGCTGCTGCGCGGCCTCTCGGCCAAATTCTACCACCAGACCGTGACCGGTCAGCAAATTATCGACTACTTCAATCGGGAAAGTGGCCGGGACTTCACCAAAATCTTCGACCAATACCTGCGCCACCGCAGCCTGCCGGTGCTGGAAATCCGCTTCGAAGATGGCAAGACCCTAGCTCGTTGGGTGGCCGACGTTGACAAGTTCGATATGCCGGTGCGGGTGTGCCTGAAAGGCGGCGAGTATCAGTTTATCACGCCTACGACCAAGTTTGCGGAGATGAAAGAGTTGGCGGGGGCAACCAGGGAAACGCTGGAAGTGGACACGTTCAACTACTACATCGGCGTGCTGGTGGAGTAG
- a CDS encoding TolC family protein: MRRLWLLVVFFGTSPGWGQAQPAGPLRLSLPRALALAQVSRGSYQNLQLEEQVAAQAARAVRGLYAPKLGAATDLRYNIILPTSIIPNFANPTSGERVPVSFGTVYQASAGLTFNQPLYDANALAQRPVAALTQQLAANASWQGRVALVVAVSQAYYEALLRETQLAFARADAVRAQAAYRDLAARQQVGRALANEVDQAHLAQRNASLAQAVAQQYIGLSKQHLLATLGLPPNYVANLQLTDSLPQLLRRYADTTAWQETPPALQRRPEFRQEQLNADLAAANLSAERRGYRPTVGLTGYLGANGFNDNFLQTLHLGRWFGNAYAAVQASVPLLDGSARATRLETQRLRQQQARNRQADLQQTIGYEVANARTQLQLAWQTVQVKEENIAVTARSAELTALRQQAGRALGREVLAAEATRQQAQREYLQAVYDFLIARLEYQRVTGTLTD; the protein is encoded by the coding sequence ATGCGGCGACTTTGGCTCTTGGTTGTATTCTTCGGCACCTCCCCTGGTTGGGGGCAGGCGCAGCCGGCCGGGCCACTGCGCCTGAGCCTGCCGCGAGCACTGGCGCTGGCCCAGGTAAGCCGGGGTAGCTACCAGAACCTGCAGCTGGAGGAGCAGGTAGCCGCCCAGGCCGCCCGGGCCGTGCGGGGCCTGTACGCTCCTAAGCTCGGCGCAGCTACCGACCTGCGCTACAACATTATTTTGCCTACCAGCATTATCCCCAACTTCGCCAACCCCACATCGGGCGAGCGGGTGCCGGTTAGTTTTGGTACGGTGTATCAGGCCAGCGCCGGCCTCACCTTCAACCAACCTCTCTACGATGCCAATGCCCTGGCCCAGAGGCCGGTAGCCGCCCTCACGCAGCAGCTGGCCGCCAATGCGAGTTGGCAGGGGCGGGTAGCTTTGGTGGTAGCCGTGAGTCAGGCCTACTACGAAGCGTTGCTGCGCGAAACCCAGCTGGCCTTTGCCCGAGCAGATGCGGTGCGAGCCCAGGCCGCCTACCGCGACCTGGCTGCCCGCCAGCAGGTCGGCCGCGCCCTGGCCAACGAGGTAGACCAGGCCCATCTGGCCCAGCGCAACGCGTCTCTGGCACAGGCCGTTGCCCAGCAGTACATTGGCCTGAGCAAGCAGCACTTGCTGGCCACGCTGGGCCTGCCACCCAACTACGTCGCCAACCTCCAGCTCACCGATTCGCTGCCCCAGCTATTGCGCCGCTATGCCGATACCACCGCCTGGCAGGAGACCCCGCCAGCTCTACAGCGGCGGCCCGAATTCCGGCAGGAGCAGCTGAATGCCGACCTCGCTGCGGCCAATTTGAGCGCCGAGCGCCGCGGCTATCGGCCCACCGTGGGCCTGACGGGCTACCTGGGCGCCAATGGCTTCAACGATAATTTCCTGCAAACCCTGCACCTGGGCCGCTGGTTTGGCAATGCCTACGCGGCCGTGCAGGCCAGCGTGCCACTACTCGACGGGTCGGCTCGTGCCACTCGCCTCGAAACCCAGCGCCTGCGCCAGCAGCAGGCCCGTAACCGCCAGGCTGACCTGCAGCAAACCATTGGCTACGAAGTGGCGAATGCCCGCACGCAGCTGCAGCTAGCCTGGCAAACTGTGCAGGTGAAGGAAGAAAATATAGCCGTGACGGCCCGTAGTGCCGAGCTGACAGCGCTGCGCCAACAAGCGGGGCGCGCCCTGGGCCGCGAAGTGCTCGCCGCCGAAGCAACGCGCCAGCAGGCGCAACGGGAGTATCTGCAGGCCGTGTACGATTTCCTTATTGCTCGTCTTGAATACCAGCGCGTTACCGGTACGCTAACCGATTAA
- a CDS encoding IS4 family transposase, producing the protein MKQHFAAKITTLLQQAPFVGHLSRQKFVGQFILGLIKSRNVQFGEVAQHLNDAAKPASNETRIQDFFREVDLNYVLVAKLLLSLLPAQGKLRLCLDRTEWDFGQCQVNILLVTVGTGEVHVPLYWHLLDNRSGNSNAADRIAVLEKCVALLGKDRIGLVVGDREFVGHAWLKWLKDNGLNFVMRLPKHHCLTHADGRRQAVADLGLVPGQVRRFAHVQVDGVWGQVWVEAVAADAFVFLFATAGLNHLEQLYAKRWTIEQCFQNLKGRGFNLEATHLRCFQKLRKLVALVSLAYAFCLGVGAAAHGGRQPIARKNHGYRAASLSRHGLNLLRQLARPLTLPEDPLARLVETLPNWITRQLAKNQLLKIVG; encoded by the coding sequence GTGAAGCAACACTTCGCCGCTAAAATTACGACGCTTTTGCAACAGGCCCCGTTTGTGGGCCACTTGTCCCGCCAAAAGTTTGTGGGCCAGTTTATTCTTGGCCTGATAAAGAGCCGCAACGTGCAATTCGGCGAGGTGGCCCAGCACCTCAATGACGCGGCCAAGCCCGCCTCGAACGAAACGCGCATTCAGGACTTTTTCCGCGAAGTAGACCTCAATTACGTACTGGTGGCCAAGCTTTTACTGAGTTTGTTGCCTGCGCAAGGCAAGCTGCGCTTATGCCTCGACCGCACGGAGTGGGACTTCGGCCAGTGCCAGGTGAACATCCTGCTCGTCACCGTCGGCACGGGCGAGGTCCACGTGCCCCTTTATTGGCACCTGCTCGACAACCGCAGCGGCAACTCCAACGCCGCCGACCGCATCGCCGTGCTCGAAAAATGCGTGGCCTTGCTGGGCAAAGACCGCATCGGCTTGGTCGTGGGCGACCGGGAATTTGTCGGCCATGCGTGGCTCAAGTGGCTCAAAGACAACGGGCTTAATTTTGTCATGCGCCTGCCCAAGCACCACTGCCTGACCCACGCCGACGGCCGGCGGCAGGCCGTGGCCGACCTGGGCCTGGTGCCGGGGCAGGTGCGCCGCTTCGCTCACGTGCAGGTCGACGGGGTTTGGGGGCAGGTCTGGGTCGAGGCCGTGGCGGCGGACGCGTTTGTCTTCCTGTTTGCCACGGCCGGCCTGAACCACCTCGAGCAACTCTATGCCAAGCGCTGGACGATTGAGCAATGCTTTCAAAATCTGAAAGGGCGGGGCTTTAACCTGGAAGCCACCCACTTGCGCTGTTTCCAAAAGCTGCGCAAGCTCGTGGCCCTGGTCAGCCTGGCCTACGCGTTTTGTCTGGGCGTGGGCGCGGCCGCCCACGGCGGCCGCCAGCCCATTGCCCGCAAAAACCACGGCTACCGGGCCGCCAGCCTGAGCCGCCACGGCCTCAATCTGCTCCGCCAACTCGCCCGCCCGCTGACCCTGCCCGAGGACCCATTGGCCCGCTTGGTTGAAACGCTACCGAACTGGATTACGAGGCAACTTGCTAAAAATCAATTACTAAAAATAGTAGGGTAG
- a CDS encoding ABC transporter permease — MLHIALQFIRYDKAKSIGTLLGIIISLFLVGQQSGVFVFLTNAMSSLVDNTATDLWVVDNRTTNVNALAKLDIRLLREVGSLPGVRRAYALVVAGGAASFPNGTSAGVQIIGSEAPLFRAGPKELVQGAFADLIPDGAMSFDQFDRKTLGGSSVGSVFEIGGKRVYLATMSKGLRGFGAVYLFTTLERARYLGNVPTTQLSAVLVDVQPGADPIVVRDRINRSLYGVRAWRPRDFALATKKTVLGTSGIAVSFGSLIAFAVISGFFIIGLTLYSAAIDRLKDYGTLKAIGASNGYVARLILLQALIFAVVGFGLGYALIEGFRFGIGKSGVLFSYPWVLRGAFLGITLLISMGGAVFAIRRISGVEPASVFRG, encoded by the coding sequence ATGCTGCACATTGCCCTGCAATTTATTCGCTACGATAAGGCCAAGAGTATTGGTACGCTGCTGGGCATTATCATCAGCCTGTTTTTGGTGGGGCAGCAAAGCGGCGTGTTCGTGTTCCTGACCAATGCCATGTCGAGTCTGGTCGATAATACCGCGACCGACCTGTGGGTGGTCGATAACCGCACGACCAATGTAAATGCCCTGGCCAAGCTAGATATTCGTCTGCTGCGCGAAGTGGGTAGTTTGCCGGGCGTGCGCCGGGCCTATGCGTTGGTGGTGGCTGGGGGCGCGGCCAGTTTTCCCAACGGCACCAGCGCCGGCGTACAAATTATTGGTTCCGAGGCCCCATTGTTTCGGGCTGGGCCGAAGGAACTGGTGCAGGGCGCTTTTGCCGACCTGATACCGGACGGAGCGATGAGCTTCGACCAGTTCGACCGCAAAACCCTGGGCGGAAGCAGCGTGGGCTCGGTATTTGAGATTGGGGGCAAGCGCGTGTACCTGGCTACCATGAGCAAGGGCCTGCGCGGTTTCGGGGCGGTGTACCTGTTCACCACTTTGGAGCGGGCGCGTTACCTGGGTAATGTGCCCACCACCCAGCTCAGTGCCGTGCTGGTGGATGTGCAGCCGGGGGCCGACCCCATTGTGGTGCGCGACCGCATCAATCGCAGCCTCTATGGCGTGCGGGCCTGGCGGCCCCGCGACTTTGCCCTGGCGACCAAAAAAACGGTGCTCGGTACCTCCGGTATTGCCGTCAGCTTCGGCTCGCTGATTGCCTTTGCAGTGATATCCGGTTTTTTTATCATCGGGCTGACGCTTTATTCGGCTGCTATCGACCGCCTCAAGGACTATGGCACGCTCAAGGCCATCGGGGCTTCCAATGGCTACGTGGCACGGCTTATATTGCTCCAGGCGCTGATTTTTGCGGTGGTAGGCTTCGGCCTGGGCTATGCCCTGATTGAAGGCTTCCGTTTCGGGATTGGTAAATCGGGGGTGCTATTTAGCTACCCCTGGGTGCTGCGGGGGGCATTTTTGGGCATCACGCTGCTCATTAGCATGGGCGGGGCAGTATTTGCCATTCGGCGCATCAGCGGGGTGGAGCCCGCCAGTGTTTTTCGCGGCTAA
- a CDS encoding efflux RND transporter periplasmic adaptor subunit yields the protein MRLLLFLMLLLAACGKAGNDAANPGREGLAQQPALVREVVALGRVEPENKLIGLAAEVSGVVAALHAAEGQRVEKAQLLLTLNEAVEQAQVTQARSRLATQQAQIAADAATLRSAEAQATNLSRTAARVRELARQGAETLQSRDDAQTELTTQQQEVARLQALLHSARRQFEALQADVAVATARLAQRRVLAPATGRLLKWDVTVGSSVGTGTVLGDFAPAGRITVLCEVDELFADRVRPGESAYVRPLGGTRRLARGTVLFAAPYLKQKSLFAGTAGEAEDRRVREVRVLLTQGGDSLLLNSRVECVIQLP from the coding sequence ATGCGCCTGCTGCTGTTTCTGATGCTACTGCTGGCAGCCTGTGGAAAGGCCGGGAACGACGCGGCCAACCCCGGCCGGGAAGGCTTGGCGCAGCAACCCGCCCTGGTGCGCGAAGTAGTGGCGCTGGGCCGGGTAGAGCCCGAAAATAAGCTCATTGGCCTGGCGGCCGAGGTAAGTGGGGTGGTGGCGGCCCTGCATGCGGCCGAGGGGCAGCGCGTGGAAAAAGCGCAGCTGCTACTTACGCTGAACGAGGCCGTGGAGCAGGCCCAGGTGACGCAGGCCCGCAGCCGCCTCGCCACCCAGCAAGCCCAGATTGCCGCCGATGCGGCGACCCTGCGCAGCGCCGAAGCGCAGGCCACCAACCTGAGCCGTACCGCGGCCCGCGTGCGTGAGCTGGCCCGCCAGGGAGCTGAAACGCTACAAAGTCGCGACGATGCCCAAACCGAGTTGACCACGCAACAACAGGAAGTAGCCCGCTTGCAGGCCCTGCTGCACAGCGCTCGCCGGCAGTTCGAAGCGCTGCAGGCTGATGTGGCGGTGGCCACCGCCCGGCTGGCCCAGCGGCGAGTATTGGCTCCGGCGACTGGTCGCTTGCTGAAATGGGATGTGACCGTGGGCAGTAGCGTGGGCACTGGCACCGTTCTGGGCGATTTTGCTCCGGCTGGCCGCATCACCGTGCTCTGCGAAGTCGATGAGCTGTTTGCCGACCGGGTGCGGCCCGGCGAGTCGGCCTACGTGCGCCCCCTGGGCGGTACCAGGCGGCTGGCCCGTGGCACGGTGCTGTTTGCCGCGCCATACCTGAAGCAGAAGTCGCTGTTTGCCGGGACGGCCGGGGAGGCCGAAGACCGACGGGTGCGCGAAGTGCGCGTGCTGCTAACGCAGGGTGGCGACTCGCTACTGCTTAATAGCCGGGTCGAATGCGTGATTCAACTACCCTAA